The Amycolatopsis nigrescens CSC17Ta-90 genomic interval CGCTACGCCGCCGAGCACGAACCCGCCGTCTCGCCCCAGAACGCCTGAGCAGGAGAACGATGCGCACCTCCCTGTGTGACACGCTCGGTATCGAGCACCCGATCCTGGGTTTCACCCCGTCCGAGCACGTGGCCGCGGCGCTGAGCCGGGCCGGCGGGTTCGGCGTGCTCGGCTGCGTGCGGTTCAACGACGCGGCCGAGCTGGACCGGGTGCTGGACTGGATGGACGCGAACACCGACGGCAAGCCGTACGGCGTGGACATCGTGATGCCGGCGAAGATCCCGGCCGAGGGCAGCTCGATGGACCTCGGCAAGATGATCCCGGACGAGCACCGCGCGTTCGTGGAGCGCACGCTCGACCAGCTCGGCGTGCCCGAGCTGCCGGACGACACGGACGAACGCGCCGGCGTGCTCGGCTGGCTGCACTCGGTGGCCAGGTCCCATGTGGAGGTCGCGCTCCGGCATCCGATCAAGCTGATCGCGAACGCGCTCGGCTCACCACCGGTGGACGTGATCGAGCAGGCGCACGCGCGCGGGGTGCCGGTTGCCGCGCTGGCAGGCAAGGCGGAGCACGCCGTGCGGCATGTCGACAACGGGGTGGATTTCGTTGTCGCACAAGGATATGAGGCCGGCGGGCACACCGGCGAGATCGCCTCCATGGTGCTGCTGCCGGAGATCGTGGACGCGGTCGGGGACCGGGCGCCGGTGCTCGCCGCCGGCGGTATCGGCTCCGGCAGGCAGATGGCCGCCGCGCTGGCGCTTGGCGCGTCGGGCGTGTGGATGGGCTCCTACTGGCTGGCCACCGAGGAGTACCTGCAGACCATGTCCGACTCCACGGCCATGCAGCGGGCGCTGCTGGACGCGGGCTCGTCGGACACCGTGCGCACCAGGATCTACACCGGGAAACCGGCCAGGCTGCTCAAGACCCGCTGGACCGAGGCGTGGTCCGCGCCGGACGCGCCTGACCCGCTGCCGATGCCCCTGCAGAACCTGCTGGTCTCGCACGCGCACAACCGGATCCACGAGGCGGACGACCCGTCCGTGGTGTCCATGCCGGTGGGCCAGATCGTCGGCAGGATGAACGAGGTCCGCCCGGTGGCCGAGATCGTCGAGGAGCTCCTCCGCGACTACGAAGCCACCCTTTCCCGCCTAGATAAGACTCGCTGAGGGTCGTGAGTGAAAAGTGTTGTCCCAGCAACACTTTTCACTCACGACCGGTGAGCAGCGCGTTCTGGTGGGAGCCGGGTGTCCGGCCGACGAAGCCGGTGAACACGGCGATGAACTCGCTGGGGTTCGCCCAGCCGCAGCGGTGCGCGGTCGCCGAGACGGACTCGCCCTTGGCCAGCAGCTCCAGGGCGTGCACCAGCCTGATGTGCGTGCGCCACTGGTGCACGGTGATGCCGAGCTCCCGCCGGCACAGGCGCAGCAGGGTGCGCGTGCTGGTACCGCTCGCGCGGGCGATTTCCCCGACGCTGTAACGGTTTCCCGGCTCGGCGAGCAACAGGTCCTCGACTGCGCGCAGCCGGTCGTCACGCGGCGCCGGCAGCAGCAGCGGCGGGTCCGGCACGGCGTGCAGCCGGTCCAGGGTGACCTGTTCCAGCCGGCGCCGCTCGGCCGCGCTCGCCGGCGGGTCTTCCACCAGGGTCAGGATCAGTTCCCGCAGCAACGGCGGCACCGCGATGATCGCGGGCGCCCCGGTCAGCCCGGGTTTGCGGAAGCCGGCCGGGAAGAGCAGCGTCCGCAGCACGGACGGGCCGAGCGCCAGGTGGGTGTGCTCGATCCCGGCCGGGATCCACACCGCGCGCTGGGCGGGGGCCACCCAGGTGCCCGCGGGGGTGGTCACGGACAGCACGCCGGAGGCGGCGTAGACCAGCTGGTTCCGGTCGTGCTGGTGCGGCTCGACCCGCTCCCCGGCGCGCAGCGGCCGCCCGCCCGGCACCAGTGGCTGACCGATTTCCGGCATAACTTGGCACTCTACCGCTAATAGGTCGCCACCGGCGGCGGTCAGGATCAAGGCATGACCGTTACCGCCGAGGCCGGCGTCCGTTCCCGCCGGGATCTGGTGGTGCTCACCGCCGGGCACCTGATCGACGACCTCTACCAGGGCGCCGTGCCGGCACTGGTGCCCTTCTTCGTGGCCGCGCACCAGTGGAGCTATGCGGAGGCGAGCGGGATCACCCTGGCCGCGACGCTGCTCTCCTCGGTGGTGCAGCCGGTGTTCGGGCTGCTCACCGACCGGCGGCCGATGCCGTGGCTGGTGCCGGTTGGCATGAGCGTGGCCGGCGCCGGGATCGGCCTGTCCGGGCTGACCTCCTCCTACCTGATGACCTGGCTGGCGATCGCGCTGTCCGGGCTGGGCGTCGCCGCCTATCACCCGGAGGCGGCCAGGCTGGCGCGGGTGGCCAGCAGGGGCAGCCACACCGCGATGAGCTGGTTCTCCGTGGGCGGCAGCACCGGTTTCGCGCTCGCGCCGGTCGCGGTGGCGCCGCTGCTGGAGACCTTCGGGGTGACCGCGACCTGGCCGCTGCTGGTGCCCGCGCTGGCCGGTGCGGCGCTGACCACGGTGCTGTTGCGCTCGACGCTGCGCGCCGCGCGTGCGGCCCCGCCGAAGCGACGGGCCGTCGAGCCCGTCCGCGACGACTGGCCCGCCTTCGCCAAGCTCACCGTGGTGATCATCGCCAGGTCGATCGCGGTCTTCGGGCTTGGCACCTTTCTCGCCCTGTTCGTTCAGCAGCGGCTGGCCGCGGGCGTGGTCACCGGTGAGGTCGCGCTCGTGCTGTTCTACGGCACCGGTGCGGTGGGCATCCTGTTCGGCGGCCGGTTCGCCGGCCGCTGGGGCCGGGCCGCCGTGCTGCGCGTCTCCTACGCGCTCGGCGTGCCGGCGATGGCGGGGCTGGCGCTGGTGCCGGGCCCGGTGATCTTCGGCTTCATCGTGGCCACCGCGCTGGCGCTGTTCGTGCCGTTCTCCCTGCACGTCACGCTCGGGCAGGACTACCTGCCGAACCGGGTCGGCACCGCCAGCGGGGTCACCCTCGGGCTGGCGGTCAGCGTCGGCGGGCTGGCCGCGCCGGTACTGGGCGGTCTCGCCGACGCCACCGGCCTCCGCACCGCGCTCGTCGTGCTGATCGCGATGCCGCTGCTCGCTGCGCTGATGTCGCTGCGGATTCCGGACATCGACCGCTAACGGCCGCGCACCAGCTTGCGTCCGAAGTAGACCAGCGCGCCGAACGCGAGCACCGCGCAGCCGGCGAGCACCGAGGACAGCGGCAGGCTGAAGGCGAGGACCACGCAGCCGGTCAGACCGAGCACGCAGACCAGCCTGCTGCCGCCGGTGCGCAGGGTGAGCGCGGACGCGTTGGCGATCGCGTAGTAGACGAGCACGGCGAACGAGGAAAACCCGATCACAGCACGGAGATCGGCCACCGACACCAGGATCGCGACGGTCACGCCGACCGCGACCTCGGCCCGGTGCGGCACCCCGAACCGCGGGTGCACCGCGGCCAGCGCGGTGGGCAGGTGCGCGTCCCTGGACATCGCCAGCACGGTCCTGGACACACCGAGCACCAGCGCCAGCAACGCGCCGAGCGCGGCCAGCGCGGCACCGGCGCGGACCACCGGGGCGAGCCAGGGCAGGGAGGTCCGGGAAACCGCGTACGCCAAGGGATCCGGCAGTTCGCCGAGCAGCAGCGGGCCGAGCTGGAACAGCAGGAAGACGGCCACCAGCGCGTAGACCGCCAGCGTTATGCCCAGTGCCAGGGAAATGGCGCGCGGGATGGTGCGGGCCGGGTCGCGGACCTCCTCGCCGAGCGTGGCGATCCGCGCGTAGCCGGCGAAAGCGAAGAACAGCAGCCCGGCCGCTTCCAGGACGCCGCCCGCGCTCGCACCGGGGAACGGGCTCAGCCGGCCGGGATGCGGGTCACCGGTGAAGGCGATCGCCACCACCGCGGCGGCCAGCACGGTCAGCGTGATGGTCACGATCAGCCGGGTCGCCTTCGCCGAACGCTGCACCCCCCGGTAGTTCACCGCGGTCAGCGCGAGCACCACGGCCACCGCGAGCACGGTCTGCCACAGCCGGTCCAGCCAGGGTGCCGCGTAGGCCGCCACGGTCAGCGCCATCGCCGCGCAGCTCGCCGTCTTGCCGGTGACGAAACCCCAGCCTGCCAGGTAGCCCCAGAATTCCCCGAGCCTTTCCCGGCCGTACACATAGGTTCCGCCGGAGGACGGATAGCGCGCGGCGAGCCTGGCCGACGAGTTCGCGTTGCAGTAGGCCACCACCGCGGCCAGTGCCAGCCCGATCAGCAGCCCGGATCCGGCCGAACGAGCCGCCGGGGCGAAGGCCACGAACACGCCCGCACCGATCATCGAACCGAGGCCGAGCACGGTCGCGTCCATGCTGCCCAGCCTGCGGGCGAGTTGATCTGCCGCCATGCTGCCGCCCTGCTTCGTCGTCTTCGAGGGGAAACCCGTGCGGCCCTACCCTAAGCTCAGTCGTCGTGCACGCACGCTCAGAACCTACTGTTCATCCCGCGGACGGCCCGGTGCGGGACGGAATCCCGGAACACGGCCGGATTCCGCGCTACTACGCGGTGAAGGTCGAGCTGCTCGAATTGATCGCCGAGCTCGGCGAGAACGCCGTGCTGCCCACCGAACGCGAGCTGTGCGAGCGCTTCGACGTGTCCAGGGCGACCGTGCGCCAGGCGGTGAGCGAGCTGGTGCTGGAGGGCAGGCTGCGCCGGCGGCAGGGCAGCGGCACCTTCGTCGCCGGGCCGAAGCTGGTGCAGCCGCTGGCGCTGGTGAGCTACACGGAGGGGCTGCGGCAGCAGGGCATCGAACCCGGCCGCACGCTGATCACGCTGGAGCGGCGGCCTGCGGACCGCGGACTCGCGACGGAGCTGAAGATCGAGCCGGGGGAGGAGGTGGTGCACATCGAACGGGTGCTGCTGGCCGATCTCGAGCGGGTCGGCCTGGAGTCGACTTATCTCACCGCGGCCCAGTTTCCTACCCTGCTCGACGTGTTCGACCCCAAGGAGTCCCTCTACGCCTGCCTTCGCGAGCGGCTCGGGGTGAAGTTCGCCGGTGCCGAGGAACGGATGGAGACGGTGCTGGCCACGCCGCGGGAGGCGCTGCTGATCGGCACCAACCCGGCGCTGCCGATGCTGCTCATGCACCGCGTCTCCTGGGGCCCGGACGGCACGCCCTTCGAGCGGGTCCGCTCGCTCTATCGCGGCGACCGGTTCAGCTTCATGACCCGCCTTGGCCCGCTCTGAACGGGCGACGACGGATTAAGGTCACAAAACGGTAACTCATCCGGTCCAATATTCCGGGGCGGTTAACCCGGCGTTGCCCATCGGTCCACCGGATGTTCGCCGCCGCGGGCGAACGTGTGCGGCGTGCGAATACTCATCGTTGGCGGCGGCGTGCTCGGCACCATGCACGCCTGGCAGGCCGTGGAACGCGGCCATGACGTGGTGCAGCTCGAACGCGAACCCGAAGCCAGAGGGGCTTCGGTGCGCAACTTCGGCCTGGTCTGGGTCGGCGGCAGGGCGTCCGGTGCGGAACTGGACACCGCGCTGCGGGCGCGCACCCTGTGGGCCGGTATCGGTGCCCGCGTGCCCGGCCTGGGCTTCCGCGCGAACGGCTCGCTGACCGTGCTGCGCACCGAAGCCGAGCACGCGGTCGCCGGCGAGGTCGTGGCCGGGGCGGAGGCCGCCGACCGCGGCTTCAAACTGCTCGACGCCACCGAGACCCGCCAGCTCAACCCCGCGCTGCGCGGCGACTTCCTCGGCGCACTGTGGTGCGACCGGGACGCCGCGGTGGAACCGAGGGTGGCCCAGCCAGCCCTGCGCGCCGCGCTGGCCGAGACCGGCCGTTACCGCTGGCTGCCCGGCCGCGAAGTCCGCGATCTGACCGGGCACGGGGTTCCCGGTGTTCGCGGTGTTCATGATGACCGCGGTGAACGGCACGAGGCGGACCTGGTGCTGTTGTGCACCGGAGCCTGGCTCGGCGGCCTGGCCCGCGAGCTGACCGAAGACCTGCCGGTCCGCCGGGTCCGGCTGCAGATGGCGCAGACCGAGCCGCTCGGCGAGCCGCTCACCACTTCCGTCGCCGACGGCGACAGCTTCCGCTACTACCCGGCCTATCGCGGCCCGGCGTTGGACGCGCTGAACCGCGAGCAGCCGCAGCGAGGGGTCGCGGCCACCGAAGCCATGCAGCTGCTCATGGTGCAGCGCGCGGACGGCGGCCTGACCGTCGGCGACACGCACGGCTACCAGGAGCCGTTCCCGTTCGACCTGGACGAAGCACCCTACGACCACCTGCGCGCGGTCTCCGAGGCACTGCTCGGCCGTCCGCTGCCCCCGATCCGCCGCCGGTGGGCGGGGATCTACGCGCAGACCACCGACCCGGAGCGGGTGGTGCACCGCGCCGAAGTCGCACCGGGCACCTGGCTGATCACCGGGCCGGGCGGGCGGGGCATGACCTGCGCGCCGGCCATCGCCGAAGACACTGCCGAGGAGGCGGGACTGTGAACACCGAGCACACCGAACTTGCCGTACTGGACATGGCCGGCACCACCGTTGCCGACGACGGACTGGTCGAACTCGCCTTCACCGCGGCGATCGACGCGGCCGGAGTGTCCGAAACAGACGATCGTTACCAGGGCATGCTCAGCTACGTCCGGGACACCATGGGGCAGTCGAAGATCACCGTGTTCCGCGCGCTGCTGGACGACGAGCAGCTCGCGCAGCGGGCCAACACCGAGTTCCAGCAGACCTACGAGAAGCTGATCGCGGACGGCCGGTGCGCGCCGATCCCCGGTGCCGAAGCGGCCATCCGCGCACTGCGGGAGGCCGGGGTCAAGGTGGTGCTGAGCACCGGGTTCGCCCCGGCCACCCAGCTCGCCATCCTGGACGCGCTCGGCTGGCACGAACTGGCCGACTTCGCGCTGGCGCCCGGCGAAGGTGTGCGCGGGCGCCCCTATCCCGACCTGGTGCTGGCCGCCGCGCTGCGCGCCGGGGTGAGCGACGTCCGCGCGATCGCGGTCGCCGGGGACACCCCGACGGACGTCCGCGCCGGGCTGAGCGCTGGTGCCTCGGTGGTGGCCGGGGTGCTCACCGGGGCCGGCAGCCGCGAGCAGTTCGAAGGCGCCGGCGCTACCCACGTTCTCGACTCCGTCCGTGATCTGCCCGAACTGCTGAGGAAGGGCAACTGATGAGATCCAAGACGCTCGCGCTGGTCGGGCTGCTGGCCGTAGTGCTCGCCGGTTGTGGCGGTACCGCCGGCGGCTCGGCAGAGAACACCGTCACGCTGTACACAGTGGACGGTCTGGAAGACTGGTACACCAAACGTTTCGAGGAGTTCAAGGCGCAGACCGGGATCACCGTGCAGGTGGTCACGGCGGGCTCCGGCGAGGTTGCTTCCCGGGTGGAGCGGGAGAAGGCCAACCCGCAGGCCGACGTGCTGGTGACGCTTCCCCCGTTCATCCAGCGGGCGGCCGCGGCCGGAGTGCTCACGCCGTCCGCGATCGCCGGGGTGGACCAGGTGCCGGCTCCGTTGCGCGACCAGCAGGGCCGCTACGCCGCGATGGTCGACAACCACCTCGACTTCATCTACCACCCGGGCCAGGCCGGTCCGCCGCCGCGCACCTGGGACGACCTGCTCGACCCGCGGTTCCAGGGCAAGATCCAGTACTCCACCCCCGGTGAGGCCGGGGACGGCACCGCGGTGCTGCTGCTCCTGCAGCACGTGCTCGGCGAGCAGGGCGCGCTGGACTACCTCGCCAGGCTGGAGGCGAACAACGTCGGGCCGTCCTCGTCCACCGGCAAGCTGCAACCCAAGGTGGCCAAGGGCGAGCTGGCGGTGGCCAACGGCGACGTGCAGATGAACCTCGCCGAACTGGACTCGGGCGGCGGCGGCTTCGAGCTCTTCTTCCCAGCCGACGCGAACGGGAAGCGGACCACCCTTTCGCTGCCGTACTACGCCGGTCAGGTCACCGGCGGTCCGCACGCGGACAACGCGAAGAAGCTGCTGGACTTCCTCTTCTCGGCCGAGGTGCAGGCGAAAACCCTGGAGGCATACGGCACCCCGACCCGTGCCGACGTCACCACCGACGGGCCGCAGGCGCGGAAGGTGCAGGCGGTGCTGGACGGGGTCGAGGTCTGGCAGGCCGACTGGACCGCGGTGCTCGGCAGGCTGGACGCCGACCTCGCCGCCTACAAGAAGGCCGTGGGCCGGTGACTCCCGCGGTCGAGCTGCGCGACCTGTCGGTCCATTTCGGACAGACCTTGGCGCTGTCCCGGCTCAACCTGACCGTGCGCCGGGGCGAGACGATGGCCCTGCTCGGCCCTTCCGGGTCCGGGAAGTCGACCGCGCTGAAGGCGCTGGCCGGGTTCGTCCGGCCCAGCACGGGACGGGTGCTGCTCGACGGCACCGACGTGACCGGCCTGCCGCCGTACCGCCGGGGTCTCGGCGTGGTGGTGCAGAGCTACGCGTTGTTCCCGCATCTGCGCGTGGCCGACAACGTCGCCTTCGGCCTGCGGGCGCGGAAACTGCCGCGGGCGCAGGTGGCCGACCGGGTGCGGGAAGTGCTCGAGCTGGTCGGCATGGGCGGGTTCGCGCGCCGGTTCCCGCGCCAGCTCTCCGGCGGCCAGCAGCAGCGGGTGGCCATCGCCAGGGCGCTGGCCATCCGGCCGAAGGTGCTGCTGCTGGACGAGCCGCTGTCCGCACTGGACGCCGCGCTGCGCGAGGAGCTGGTGGCCGAGCTGCTCCGGCTGCGCGCCGAACTGCCGGACACCACGCTGATCTACGTCACGCACGACCAGAGCGAAGCGCTCGCGCTGGCCGACCGGATCGCGGTGCTGGCCGACGCGCGACTGGTCGAGGAAGGCCCGGCCGAACGGTTGTACCACCGGCCGGAAACCGAGTTCACCGCCGGTTTCCTCGGCGCGTCCAACCTGATCCCCGCCGAGCTGCTCCATGAAGGCGGGGCCGAGTTGGTCGCGGTGCGGCCGCACCGGATCGCGGTGCACGCCGACCCGGCCACCGGGGCGTTGACCGCGCGGCTGGTCGGCGTGCGGTGGCGCGGCAGCGACTACCGGCTGGAGCTGGAGCTGGCGACCCCGGCGGGGCCGCGCCGCATCCGCGCGGACGTGCCGGAGGTGGCCGGGCTGCCCGCGGTTGGCACCGCGGTCGGACTGTCCATTCCGGACGGTTGCACGCTGGTCCCGGCCGGTCTCCGATGACCGCCGAGGTTTTGTCGCGGGCCCCGCGGCAGGCGCCCCGCCCGGAGTCCCCGCCGGGGCGCCCGCTCCGGTGGGTCTGGCTGCTGCCGCCGCTGGTGGTGCTGCTCGGCTTCTTCGGCTACCCGCTGGTGCTGGTGGTCCGCCAGTCGCTGCTGTCCGGCAGCGGCGAGTTCGGATTCTCGGTGTGGCGCGAAGTGGTCACCTCGGCCGAGTTCGCGGACGCGGTCTGGCGGACGATCTCGCTCGCGCTCGGCACCACCGCGGGCTGCGTCCTGCTGGGCACCTTCCTGGCACTGGTGATCGCCTTCGTGCCGTTTCCCGGCGCCCGCCTGCTGTCCAGGCTGGTGGACACGGTGCTCGCCTTCCCGTCCTTCCTGATCGCGCTCGCGTTCACCTTCCTCTACGGCGGGGCCGGCGTACTGGGCGCACTGTTCGGCACCTCGGGCGGTTTCCTCTACTCGCCGTGGGGCGTGCTGCTCGCGGAGATCACCTTCTACACCCCGTTCGTGCTGCGGCCCGCGCTGGCCGCGTTCGGCCAGGTCTCCGGCGCGCAGCTGGACGTGGCGGCCAGCCTTGGCGCGCGGCCGTGGCGGGTGCTGCGGCAGGTGGTGCTCCCGGAGGCACTGCCCGCGCTGGCCTCCGGTGCCTGCCTGACCATGCTGCTGGCCGCCAGCGAGTTCGGCATCGTGCTGTTCACCGGCGCCAAGGACGTGCTCACCCTGCCGATCCTGGTCTACAGCAAGGGAATCGTCACAGGGGAGTACTCGGCGGCCTGCGTGGTCGCGGTGGTCAATGTGCTGCTGTCGATGACGCTGTACGGCGTGTACCGCTGGGCCGTGTCGAAGGGAGAACGCCGTGCTGCTGT includes:
- a CDS encoding ABC transporter ATP-binding protein encodes the protein MTPAVELRDLSVHFGQTLALSRLNLTVRRGETMALLGPSGSGKSTALKALAGFVRPSTGRVLLDGTDVTGLPPYRRGLGVVVQSYALFPHLRVADNVAFGLRARKLPRAQVADRVREVLELVGMGGFARRFPRQLSGGQQQRVAIARALAIRPKVLLLDEPLSALDAALREELVAELLRLRAELPDTTLIYVTHDQSEALALADRIAVLADARLVEEGPAERLYHRPETEFTAGFLGASNLIPAELLHEGGAELVAVRPHRIAVHADPATGALTARLVGVRWRGSDYRLELELATPAGPRRIRADVPEVAGLPAVGTAVGLSIPDGCTLVPAGLR
- a CDS encoding 2-aminoethylphosphonate ABC transporter permease subunit; protein product: MTAEVLSRAPRQAPRPESPPGRPLRWVWLLPPLVVLLGFFGYPLVLVVRQSLLSGSGEFGFSVWREVVTSAEFADAVWRTISLALGTTAGCVLLGTFLALVIAFVPFPGARLLSRLVDTVLAFPSFLIALAFTFLYGGAGVLGALFGTSGGFLYSPWGVLLAEITFYTPFVLRPALAAFGQVSGAQLDVAASLGARPWRVLRQVVLPEALPALASGACLTMLLAASEFGIVLFTGAKDVLTLPILVYSKGIVTGEYSAACVVAVVNVLLSMTLYGVYRWAVSKGERRAAVDPA
- a CDS encoding 2-aminoethylphosphonate ABC transporter substrate-binding protein, with the protein product MRSKTLALVGLLAVVLAGCGGTAGGSAENTVTLYTVDGLEDWYTKRFEEFKAQTGITVQVVTAGSGEVASRVEREKANPQADVLVTLPPFIQRAAAAGVLTPSAIAGVDQVPAPLRDQQGRYAAMVDNHLDFIYHPGQAGPPPRTWDDLLDPRFQGKIQYSTPGEAGDGTAVLLLLQHVLGEQGALDYLARLEANNVGPSSSTGKLQPKVAKGELAVANGDVQMNLAELDSGGGGFELFFPADANGKRTTLSLPYYAGQVTGGPHADNAKKLLDFLFSAEVQAKTLEAYGTPTRADVTTDGPQARKVQAVLDGVEVWQADWTAVLGRLDADLAAYKKAVGR
- a CDS encoding AraC family transcriptional regulator, encoding MPEIGQPLVPGGRPLRAGERVEPHQHDRNQLVYAASGVLSVTTPAGTWVAPAQRAVWIPAGIEHTHLALGPSVLRTLLFPAGFRKPGLTGAPAIIAVPPLLRELILTLVEDPPASAAERRRLEQVTLDRLHAVPDPPLLLPAPRDDRLRAVEDLLLAEPGNRYSVGEIARASGTSTRTLLRLCRRELGITVHQWRTHIRLVHALELLAKGESVSATAHRCGWANPSEFIAVFTGFVGRTPGSHQNALLTGRE
- a CDS encoding APC family permease; amino-acid sequence: MAADQLARRLGSMDATVLGLGSMIGAGVFVAFAPAARSAGSGLLIGLALAAVVAYCNANSSARLAARYPSSGGTYVYGRERLGEFWGYLAGWGFVTGKTASCAAMALTVAAYAAPWLDRLWQTVLAVAVVLALTAVNYRGVQRSAKATRLIVTITLTVLAAAVVAIAFTGDPHPGRLSPFPGASAGGVLEAAGLLFFAFAGYARIATLGEEVRDPARTIPRAISLALGITLAVYALVAVFLLFQLGPLLLGELPDPLAYAVSRTSLPWLAPVVRAGAALAALGALLALVLGVSRTVLAMSRDAHLPTALAAVHPRFGVPHRAEVAVGVTVAILVSVADLRAVIGFSSFAVLVYYAIANASALTLRTGGSRLVCVLGLTGCVVLAFSLPLSSVLAGCAVLAFGALVYFGRKLVRGR
- a CDS encoding MFS transporter → MTVTAEAGVRSRRDLVVLTAGHLIDDLYQGAVPALVPFFVAAHQWSYAEASGITLAATLLSSVVQPVFGLLTDRRPMPWLVPVGMSVAGAGIGLSGLTSSYLMTWLAIALSGLGVAAYHPEAARLARVASRGSHTAMSWFSVGGSTGFALAPVAVAPLLETFGVTATWPLLVPALAGAALTTVLLRSTLRAARAAPPKRRAVEPVRDDWPAFAKLTVVIIARSIAVFGLGTFLALFVQQRLAAGVVTGEVALVLFYGTGAVGILFGGRFAGRWGRAAVLRVSYALGVPAMAGLALVPGPVIFGFIVATALALFVPFSLHVTLGQDYLPNRVGTASGVTLGLAVSVGGLAAPVLGGLADATGLRTALVVLIAMPLLAALMSLRIPDIDR
- a CDS encoding NAD(P)H-dependent flavin oxidoreductase encodes the protein MRTSLCDTLGIEHPILGFTPSEHVAAALSRAGGFGVLGCVRFNDAAELDRVLDWMDANTDGKPYGVDIVMPAKIPAEGSSMDLGKMIPDEHRAFVERTLDQLGVPELPDDTDERAGVLGWLHSVARSHVEVALRHPIKLIANALGSPPVDVIEQAHARGVPVAALAGKAEHAVRHVDNGVDFVVAQGYEAGGHTGEIASMVLLPEIVDAVGDRAPVLAAGGIGSGRQMAAALALGASGVWMGSYWLATEEYLQTMSDSTAMQRALLDAGSSDTVRTRIYTGKPARLLKTRWTEAWSAPDAPDPLPMPLQNLLVSHAHNRIHEADDPSVVSMPVGQIVGRMNEVRPVAEIVEELLRDYEATLSRLDKTR
- a CDS encoding TIGR03364 family FAD-dependent oxidoreductase — protein: MRILIVGGGVLGTMHAWQAVERGHDVVQLEREPEARGASVRNFGLVWVGGRASGAELDTALRARTLWAGIGARVPGLGFRANGSLTVLRTEAEHAVAGEVVAGAEAADRGFKLLDATETRQLNPALRGDFLGALWCDRDAAVEPRVAQPALRAALAETGRYRWLPGREVRDLTGHGVPGVRGVHDDRGERHEADLVLLCTGAWLGGLARELTEDLPVRRVRLQMAQTEPLGEPLTTSVADGDSFRYYPAYRGPALDALNREQPQRGVAATEAMQLLMVQRADGGLTVGDTHGYQEPFPFDLDEAPYDHLRAVSEALLGRPLPPIRRRWAGIYAQTTDPERVVHRAEVAPGTWLITGPGGRGMTCAPAIAEDTAEEAGL
- a CDS encoding phosphonatase-like hydrolase translates to MNTEHTELAVLDMAGTTVADDGLVELAFTAAIDAAGVSETDDRYQGMLSYVRDTMGQSKITVFRALLDDEQLAQRANTEFQQTYEKLIADGRCAPIPGAEAAIRALREAGVKVVLSTGFAPATQLAILDALGWHELADFALAPGEGVRGRPYPDLVLAAALRAGVSDVRAIAVAGDTPTDVRAGLSAGASVVAGVLTGAGSREQFEGAGATHVLDSVRDLPELLRKGN
- a CDS encoding UTRA domain-containing protein — translated: MRDGIPEHGRIPRYYAVKVELLELIAELGENAVLPTERELCERFDVSRATVRQAVSELVLEGRLRRRQGSGTFVAGPKLVQPLALVSYTEGLRQQGIEPGRTLITLERRPADRGLATELKIEPGEEVVHIERVLLADLERVGLESTYLTAAQFPTLLDVFDPKESLYACLRERLGVKFAGAEERMETVLATPREALLIGTNPALPMLLMHRVSWGPDGTPFERVRSLYRGDRFSFMTRLGPL